A DNA window from Bacillota bacterium contains the following coding sequences:
- a CDS encoding ImmA/IrrE family metallo-endopeptidase gives MKPCRIREDLARAKAKSLVRKYNISTPPVPVEEIARQEGVIISSHKTSDLKCAVALKDRKRGRYVVSVYLSGDEGRDRWSLAHELGHIKLGHFEIYDVDTLAKDKLNDAERYILDKEADIFAEELLMPAEWLREIMGIVSDFTQIEEIKKLFGVSLGALVNRLEELEISA, from the coding sequence TTGAAGCCATGTCGGATCAGGGAAGATCTTGCGAGAGCGAAAGCTAAAAGCCTGGTAAGGAAGTACAATATCTCGACTCCCCCCGTTCCTGTAGAAGAAATTGCCAGGCAGGAGGGAGTAATTATTTCGTCCCATAAAACATCTGATTTAAAATGTGCAGTTGCATTAAAGGACAGGAAAAGAGGGAGGTACGTTGTAAGTGTTTATCTTTCAGGCGATGAAGGAAGGGACAGGTGGTCACTCGCCCACGAGCTCGGGCACATTAAGTTAGGCCATTTCGAAATTTATGATGTAGATACCCTGGCCAAAGATAAACTTAACGATGCGGAGAGATACATCCTTGATAAAGAAGCTGATATTTTTGCGGAAGAACTGCTCATGCCGGCGGAATGGCTCCGCGAAATCATGGGAATAGTGAGCGATTTTACGCAAATCGAGGAAATCAAGAAATTGTTCGGGGTATCCTTAGGGGCGCTGGTCAACAGGCTCGAGGAGCTGGAAATTTCCGCGTGA